taaagcaAATTTATATATACAGATATTTGGCCTTCgagttttttaaagcaaaatgtaattaaataattcaatgtttcaatataaaagtcatcagaaataggccacaaattgtcttcaaaactaaaAGTTGACAGGTTGGCAAACCTGAATGAAGGAGGAGACAAAGTGATGGCTGGAGGAGAACAACAAGCTTCTCTGCAACGACTTGAAGGCGGTGAAGGAACAGTTGGTATCTTCAGATGAGACGAAGACGGTGATTCAGAATACGTTGACCATGGGCAGGTGTCAGGCGAAGGTGGCTCCACAGACGATGGACGAGACGATGACGTAGAACTGGACGGCGAGAATTCTTCATACGACGGAGATCTTCGAAGAAGTCTGGACGACCCTTCACTCTTCTTCACTTTTTGGCTGTGCTTATGTCGAGCGCGTCGATTCTGGAACCATACCtgcaaaataagaaaaagaaataatgttagattatattgaacaaaattattttaatatgagaatgcgtgtttttttaattattaataatagcaaattaataataataattataacttatatttacCTGAATTCTGGATTCCGTTAAACCAATAGCATCAGATAGAGCTTCTCTTGACCTATAATCAGGGTACTGGTTATCAGCAAATACGGCTTCCATACTTTGTAGCTGATGAG
Above is a window of Amphiura filiformis chromosome 7, Afil_fr2py, whole genome shotgun sequence DNA encoding:
- the LOC140157641 gene encoding uncharacterized protein — protein: MSKAVPKSNRRRSRINYTSHQLQSMEAVFADNQYPDYRSREALSDAIGLTESRIQVWFQNRRARHKHSQKVKKSEGSSRLLRRSPSYEEFSPSSSTSSSRPSSVEPPSPDTCPWSTYSESPSSSHLKIPTVPSPPSSRCREACCSPPAITLSPPSFRFANLSTFSFEDNLCI